GCGCGCCAGGGCGACGGCCATGGCGGAGGCCGCCTCGGTCTCCTGCCGGAAGGGTTTGTAGACGGTCATGTACTGCTCGCCCTTGACGATGCGCCGCACGGCGTCGAGGTCGGCGTCCTGGCCGGTGACCGGGGGCAGCGGCGAGACACGGGCGCTCTTGAGCGCCGCGATGACGCCGGCGGCGATCGAGTCGTTGGCCGCGAGCACCCCGTCGATCTGGTTGGGGCCGAGGGCGCTGATCGCGGCGGACATGTGGTCGTGCGCGTTCTCCGTGCGCCAGCCGAGGGTGTTGTACGACTTGAGGATCCGCACCCTGTCCTGCAGCACGGACCGGGCGCCGCCCTCGTACCAGGCGGCGTTGGGGCTGGAGGGGTCGCCGTTCACCATGACGACGCCGCCGCCGGCCTTGGCACCCATGCTCTGCAACAGCGCCTCGCCCTGGAGTCTGCCGACCCGGCCGCCGTCGAAACTGACGAAACCCGAGATCGGGCCCTCGGCGAGCCGGTCGTAGGCGATGACGGGGATGCCCGCGCGGTCTGCCGCGCGGACCGAGGAGCGCAGCGCCTTGGGGTCGACGACGTCCAGGATCAGCGCGGACACACCCCGGGTGATCATGGAGTTCATCTGCTGCCGCTGGCTCGCCGCGTCGTTCTCCGCGTTGGCGTACACGACCCGGCAGTCCGGGCACAGCTCCTTCACCCGCTTCTCGATGAGAGGCTTGTCGGACTGCTCCCAGCGGGGCACGGCACGGCTCGGCAGCAGCAGCCCTACAGTGAACCCGCCCTCGCCTTGCCCGCCGTCCTCGGTACAGCCGGCCAGGGCCGCCACCATGACAGCCGCGACGAGCCCGGCACCCACCCGCCACCTCCGGCCCCTCATCCCGGACCTCCCTCCTGGCCGCGGCCTTTCCCCCGAGGGGTGCTCCGGTCGGGGGCCCGGTCGCCGTCGGGGTCCGGGGTTCGGCTTTCGCTCGCGTCCGGGGTTCGGCCTTCGCCTGCGTCCGGGGTGCGGCTTGCGCTCGCGCCCGGGGGTGGGTCCTTGCCCGCGTCCGGGACTCGGCCCTCGTTCGGGGTCGGGTTCCGGTTCCCGTTCCGGCTGCGGAGCTGGTCGCGGTCCCGGTGTCGGCGCGAGGCTCCGCCTTCGGTCCCGTCGGGGGGCCGCTCCTCGCCCGGGTTCGGGGTCGGGTGCGGGTTCCCGTTCCACAGCCGGGACTGATCGCGGCCCCGGTTCCGGCGCGAGGCACGGCCTCCGCTCACGTCCGTGGCTCGGTCCTTGCCCGCCTCCGGGTTCCCGCCCTGGGGCGGGGACTGATCGAGGCCCCGGTTCCGGCGCGAGGCACGGCCTCCGCTTCGGTCGCGGTTGCGGCCGATGCCCCAGCCCCGGTTGCGGCCGATGCCCCAGCCCCGGTCCCGGCCGGGCTCCCGTTCCTCCGTCGGCTCGGCCCACGGTTCCGCTTCCGGTACCGGCTCCGCTTCCGGCTCCCCGTCCGCCTCCTCCTCCCGGCGTGACACGACGATCTCGCTCCACACCTGCTTGCCGCCGCCGACCGGCACCGAGCCCCAGGCCGCCGACAGCGCCTCGACCAGGAACAGCCCCCGGCCGCCGGTCGACTCCCAGTCCACGACCACCGGCTTGGCCGGCGCCCGCGGCGAGGAGTCGCTCACCGTCACCCGCAGCCGGTCCGCGGCCAGGGTCAGGTCCAGCCGCAGCGCGCCCTGCGTGTGCACCAGCGCGTTCGTGACCAGTTCGGACACCACCAGGAGCACGGTGTCGGCCTCGGCCACGACGTCCCACGAACGCAGCGTGCGCGCGCTGAACCGGCGCGCGTGCATGACCGCGTCCGGCAGCCGCCACACCACCCAGCCCGCCCGCACCGGCCGCACCCGCATCCCGTCGTAGCGCAGCAGCAGCAACGCCACGTCGTCCTCCCGGCGGCCGGCCTCGCCGAGCAGGTCGTCGGCCATCCGCCCCGGGTCGGAGGGATCGGCCGCGGAGAGCGCCTCGCCCAGGATCCGCATGCCCTCGTCCACGTCCAGTTCGGCCGACTCGACCAGGCCGTCCGTCACCAGCGCGAGCACCGAGCCGGGCGCCAGCGCCATCGCCGTCAGCGGGAACTCCGCGTCCTCCAGCACGCCCAGCGGCAGCCCGCCCTCGACCGCGATCTCCTCCGTACCGCCGTCGGGATGACGCACCAGCGGGTACAGGTGCCCGGCCCGTACGAACAGCGCGTTGCCCTCCTCCATGTCCAGCTCGACGTAGCAGCACGTGGCGAACAGGTCGGTCTCCATGCCGACGAGCAGCCGGTTGGCGTGCGAGACGACCACGTCCGGCGGATGCCCCTCCACGGCGTAGGCCCGGACCGCCGTGCGCATCTGGCCCATGATCGTCGCGGCTCCGGCGCTGTGGCCCTGCACATCACCGATGACCAGGGCCACCTTCCCCTCCGACAGTGCGATCACGTCGTACCAGTCGCCGCCCACCTGGAGTCCGCGCCGGGCGGGCAGATAGCGGGCCACGGCGGTGCCCCCGGGCAACGCGGGCAGACGGCGCGGCAGCAGGCTGCGCTGGAGCATCGTCGCGAGTTCCTGCTCGGCGTCGTAGGCGTGCGCGCGGATCAGGGCCTGCCCGACCAGCCCCGCGGTCGCCGTCAGCAGGGCCCGTTCCTCGGGCGCGAACTCGTGCGGCGTGTCCCAGCCGACCAGGCACACCCCGGCCACCCTGCCCTTGGCCGGCAGCGGCAGGACCGCGAGCCCGCCGGGGCCGATCCCCGCGAGCCCCGGTTCCAGCACGGCACCCGCCGGCCACAGGCTCATCCGCCCGTCCCGCAGCGCCGCCTGGAGCGTGGGCAGGGCGGTGACCGGCGCGTCGGGCCACTCCGAGCGCCACTCGGAACGCCACAGCTCCGGCCAGGCACCGGCACCCGGCGGATCGAGCACGGTGACCGCCAGCCGGTCCTCCAGCAGCTCGGCGAGCGCCACCCGGTCGGCACCCAGCGGCTCGCGCAGCGCGGCGACCACCACACGGCTGACGTCCCGGACCGTCGTGGCGTCGTCGAGCGCGGCCGTCAGCCACTGGATCCGGGCGACGTCGCTGGCGCTGCGGCGCAGCACGGGAGCCGCGGTCACCACGCCCAGCACCCGCTCCGGGGCGCCGTCGGGCCCTTTCAGCACGCGGCAGCTCAGGCGCAGCCAGCACAGTTCACCGGTGGCCCGGCGGGTACGGAAGTCCAGTTCCCGGCGCCCGGGGGTCTGGGGGGACGGTTCGAGGACCGACAACAGGGCGGGGACGTCCTCCGGGACGCTGTACGAGAGCAGCGTGTCGGTCTTGCCGTCGAAGCCGCCCTCGGGGATGCCGACCAGTTCGAGCAGGGCCGGGTCGGTCTCGACCAGCCCGGTGCCGGGTGCGAGGGCGAAGGAACCGACCCCCAGCGCACGCAGGGCGGAATCGAGCAGGGGCGAGGGGGCGGACCGGTCGGCCTCCCCCCGCAGCCGCCCGGCGACCGCCTCGGCATACCGCTCCAGGAACTCCCGCTGCTCGGCCCCGAACCCCTCCCCGCCCTCTCCCGCCACGACCAGGCATCCCAGCCACCCGCCGGCGGCCCCCAGGGGCACCGCCCCGAGCGGCGCACCGGCGACTCCGCCGACCTGCCGGCCCGCGAGCCACAGCGGCCGCCCATTGCGAAAGGCCTCGACCACGGCAGGCCCACTGTCTCCCGACGCCGCCGCGTAGCCCGGCGCCGGGGCGGGCGAGGTGCCCCCGCCGTGCCGCACACGACTCGGCAGCCCGTACCGCGCCGGCTCGGCACCGGCCGCCTCCACCAGCCGGAGCTCCGCACCGTCCTCGCTCCGTACGTACACCGCCGCCAACACCACCCCGGCGAACGTCAGGACCCGCTCCCGCGCGGCGGACTCCGGCGTGGGACGCGGCGAAGCGGTACCCCCGTTCCCCGGCGCCCGAAGGCCGGGGGCCGCGGTCCGGGCATCGCCGTAGTGGGGCATGTCCGCATCCACCTCCCGTCCATGCCTCGGCTACCGGCAGGTGGGAGTCCCCGGAACTCAGGAGACGACGACGCGGCGGATCCACGCCCCACATGAGCGGCAGGGCACCCACACATCAGAATCGCACACCTGGATAACAGCGACATATGGGACCGACTGGGATCGATGGACCGGCTCGGTCGGCACATCCCGCGTTTTCCGGTCACTCGCGTGTCCGGCGAGCCGCCACCCGGCCTCCCACGAGCCGCCGCCCCGCTAATGTTGCGCCGCATGGCCCACACCGAAACCGAGATCACGGCGGCATTGATCAAGGAGCTGCTGCGCGACCAGCCCCCCGACCTGGCCGATCTCCCTGTACGGCTCGGCGCGCGCGGCTGGGACAACCAGCTCTGGCGCCTCGGTGACGACCTGGCCGTCCGGTCGCCCTGGGCCACGCAGTCCGCCGACGCGCCGCTGCGCAAGGAGCACACCTGGCTCCCCTCCCTCGCCCCGCACCTGCCGTTGCCGGTCCCCGTCCCGCAGCGCCTCACAGAGCCCTCCGAGCGCTTCCCGCGGCCCTGGATCGTCACCACCTGGGTGCAGGGTGAGCCCGCCGACCGCGCCCCCGCCACCCGCCCCGCGGAATCGGCCGAGGCGTGGCCGCGTTCCTGACGGCTCTGCACCGCCCCGCTCCCCGCGACGCGCCCCCCGGCCGTGGCCGCGGTGGCCCCCTGTCCGACAGTGCCGAGTCGTTCGCCCAGCAACTCGCCTCGGCCACCGAGCTGGGACTGATCCCGGATCCGGAGGCGGTCCGCGCGGTCTGGGAGGACGCCGTGGCCGCTCCCGCCGGTGTGGCTCCACGGCGATCTGCACCCTGCCAACATGCTCACCGCCGACGGCACCTTCTGCGGCGTGATCGACTTCGGAGACCTCTGCGCGGGCGACCCGGCCCTCGACCTCGCCGCCGCCTGGATCCTGCTGCCGGACGGCCCCGCCGACCGCTTCCACGACACCTACCGGCCGGCCCGGACCCCGCGACCCTGCGCCGCGCCCGCGGCTGGACTCTCCTGCGCGCCCTCGCCTGCATCCTCATCGGCGAGGCCGGCGCCCAGGGCCGTCCCGGCGGCAAGCCGACCTGGGGCCCACCGGCCCACACCGCCCTGCGCCGCATCCTCGCGACGGCGGGCCGCCAGGGGGTGCCCGGCCCAGCTGTTCCATTCCGGCAAGAGCAACGACACGAAGAACAACGACACGAAAAACAACGACACGAGGGGGAGAGCCAGATGTCCGTCATCCGCAGGGGCGCCCTGACCGCCGCCCCGTTCGCCGTCGCCACCGCTGCCTACGTCGGTGCGTTTCTGGCGAGCTACGACCGGCTGCCCGGGCGGATCGCCACCCACTTCTCGGGGGACGGTGCGGCCGACGGCTTCACGAGCCGGGCCACCGTGCTGTGGGTCGGCGGTGGCATGCTCGTCGGTCTCGGACTGCTGTTCACCGTCCTGGCCCTGGTCTCCAAGCAGAGCTCGAAGTCGAGGCTGACCGCCGCGGTCGGCGCCGGCACGGCCGTCACGCTCGGCTACCCGTTGGTCCTCACTGTCCTTGTCAACACGGACGTCCAGAACCCGGCTGAGGTGCAACTGCCCATGTGGCACGTGGCTGTACTGCTGCTCGCGGGCGTGGCCACGGGCGGGCTGACCTGGTGGCTGATGAGGCGCGGGGAAGCGTGAAGCCGGGGACCGAACGGGCCCGGTGACCGACGCCCACCGGGCCCGCCCGAAGCGATGGATCAGCCGACCCGGCAGGGCAGGCTCGTCGTACTGTCACCGCCCGATCCGGAGACGGTGTAGCCGAACGTCGCGCTCTTGCCCGGATCGAGCGAGCCGTTCCAGCCGGCGTTGTGGACCATCACCGACTGGCCGTTGTAGGTGGCGCTGCCGCTCCACAGGTTCTCGATCCGCTGGCCGGACGGCAGCGTCCAGTCGACCATCCAGCCGAGCATCGGGACGGTGCCGGTGTTGGTGACGGTCACCTCGGACTGGTAGCCGCCGTTCCAGCTGCCGGTCGTCTTGCGGGTGGCCGTGCAGGTGCCGGGCACCGGCTCGGACGGCGTGCCCGGCTGCTTGATGCCGGTCACCTCGCCGTTGCCGCCGTCGAAGACGACGTCCGAGCAGGAGTAGAAGGTCTCCTGGCTGTCGGAGCGCTGCCAGACCATGTAGATGATGTGGCGGCCCGACTTGCCCTCGGGGAGCTTGCCGGTCCAGGAGTAGTTGGCCTCGACCGTGCCCGGGGAGCCGTTCAGCGGCGGGTGGTCGACGCTCAGGAACGGCCGCTCCTCCATGTCGTTCCAGGTGAGCGTCTTGGTCGGGTCGAAGCCGTCCTTCGTGATGTAGACGTAGAACCAACCCGGGTGCGCCGCCCAGGCGTTGTACGAGAAGTCGACCGTCGCGCCCGAGGTGAGGTGGGTGAGCGGCCAGTCCTTGCTGGGCGTGTCGAACCCGGTGAAGTTGGTATTGCCGCCGCTGCACAGCTCGCCGTCCGGTACGAAGCCCCGGGTGCGGCCGGCGCCGTCCGAGCGGAGCACCGAGAACCAGTTGTAGAACGGCGTGGTGCCGCTGGCCTGCTGCGCGGCCCGGCACGCCGGGTTGACCGGCTTGATCTCACCCGTGTCGGTCAGACCGTCCTGCCAGCACAGGAAGGTGCGGCTGCCGGGCTTCATGGGAGTGCCGTGCGCCTCCGCCTCACCACCGGCCGTCATGACCAGGCCGAGGGCCGGAACGGTGACGAGCAGGGAGAGCAGGACCAGGAAGAAGGCTCTGGCCCGGGCAGGGAGTGCTGATCGGCGAATCGGGGGTCCCCCCGGGTTTCTTGTCAGGATCATGACAGCATCGTCCGTTCCTTGAGGTACGGGCCTGTGGATGCGTGTGCGCGGATGCGCGGGGTGGGAGCGACTCGAGGGCGGGTTCCGGTCCACCGTCATGGGAGCGCTCCCACCCCGCTGTTGCGGAAGTTAGCGCCGAGCGGCGCAGTTGTCTACGGCTGCGGCGCAAGAGCGCCGGTCAGGACGGACGGGCGTATGGGCCGGCGCACATCGCCTCACCGGCGCCTGGCGAACTGGTCTCGGGATTGCTGCAGTTGACTTTGCCTTCCTCTCACGGTTGGCTGCCGATCCGACCTTTCATGATCCGGGGGGATCCCTTTGAACCGCGCCATCCGTGCAACCGCCGTCGCCGTCGCCGTCGCCGGCCTGGCACTCGGTCTCAGCTCCTGCTCCGAGGCCGTCGACCAGGTCGACAAGGCAGTGGACGAGACGTACGAAGTCACCTACGAGGTCACGGGGAAGAACATCGACTC
This region of Streptomyces caelestis genomic DNA includes:
- a CDS encoding lytic polysaccharide monooxygenase auxiliary activity family 9 protein, which produces MILTRNPGGPPIRRSALPARARAFFLVLLSLLVTVPALGLVMTAGGEAEAHGTPMKPGSRTFLCWQDGLTDTGEIKPVNPACRAAQQASGTTPFYNWFSVLRSDGAGRTRGFVPDGELCSGGNTNFTGFDTPSKDWPLTHLTSGATVDFSYNAWAAHPGWFYVYITKDGFDPTKTLTWNDMEERPFLSVDHPPLNGSPGTVEANYSWTGKLPEGKSGRHIIYMVWQRSDSQETFYSCSDVVFDGGNGEVTGIKQPGTPSEPVPGTCTATRKTTGSWNGGYQSEVTVTNTGTVPMLGWMVDWTLPSGQRIENLWSGSATYNGQSVMVHNAGWNGSLDPGKSATFGYTVSGSGGDSTTSLPCRVG
- a CDS encoding substrate-binding domain-containing protein, producing MRGRRWRVGAGLVAAVMVAALAGCTEDGGQGEGGFTVGLLLPSRAVPRWEQSDKPLIEKRVKELCPDCRVVYANAENDAASQRQQMNSMITRGVSALILDVVDPKALRSSVRAADRAGIPVIAYDRLAEGPISGFVSFDGGRVGRLQGEALLQSMGAKAGGGVVMVNGDPSSPNAAWYEGGARSVLQDRVRILKSYNTLGWRTENAHDHMSAAISALGPNQIDGVLAANDSIAAGVIAALKSARVSPLPPVTGQDADLDAVRRIVKGEQYMTVYKPFRQETEAASAMAVALARGNDLDALVTSTVDSPTTRDVPAVLLDPVSVTAETIGRTLVRDGVYTIDQICTPKLRSACDRIGLTRGGR
- a CDS encoding DUF1648 domain-containing protein translates to MSVIRRGALTAAPFAVATAAYVGAFLASYDRLPGRIATHFSGDGAADGFTSRATVLWVGGGMLVGLGLLFTVLALVSKQSSKSRLTAAVGAGTAVTLGYPLVLTVLVNTDVQNPAEVQLPMWHVAVLLLAGVATGGLTWWLMRRGEA